The following are encoded in a window of Megachile rotundata isolate GNS110a chromosome 2, iyMegRotu1, whole genome shotgun sequence genomic DNA:
- the mRpL37 gene encoding mitochondrial ribosomal protein L37 — protein sequence MKFTQVLYKIHIGKAVRYLWQHQRERRVMPTKAESILTRMGLQVKDAKDIVAEPKCYPIFEFEEGTDLNTVNTTQTDLGDQSCLTYEDHNVLQAGVPQACLLTNTVQLDNKLPEKIEELFTDIPNDVNKLLRRIVYTSTIYDPQQVKLPIVKDPERPAWVFPRTYGITSTRKMHNLTKRFLQLCEMLSGLNIAQHRAVVHDGICCVGIDKEDDFIQFSLKMDMMMTSTRSLSPIMNVNTNNEFDMPNIYPLHHCISLTKANVRKSDMYPINMKTPIVNDIHTIFINYDPEEVKNLTELPVTENQIYARSMMKSFTAAAGCARQKFGENVKELPEPVVVQCIQSDGQNFQFSVYQLNTLDMDSKNIRNYWWAEPFIKLYESAQYDEGKPCVQEYNKEVFKRFLAFYRNQ from the exons ATGAAGTTTACGCAGGTATTATATAAAATCCATATAGGTAAAGCGGTAAGGTATCTTTGGCAACATCAGCGAGAAAGACGTGTAATGCCAACTAAAGCAGAAAGTATATTGACACGTATGGGCCTTCAAGTAAAAGATGCCAAAGATATTGTAGCAGAACCAAAATGTTATCCAATATTTGAGTTTGAAga aGGTACAGATTTAAATACAGTTAACACTACTCAGACTGACTTGGGGGATCAAAGTTGTTTAACATATGAAGATCATAATGTTTTACAAGCAGGTGTACCACAAGCATGCTTACTAACAAATACAGTACAACTTGATAATAAATTACCagaaaaaatagaagaattatTTACCGACATTCCGAATGACGTAAATAAGTTATTAAGaag aaTTGTTTATACATCTACTATATATGATCCTCAACAAGTAAAATTACCAATAGTAAAAGATCCTGAAAGGCCTGCTTGGGTATTTCCTCGAACATATGGTATAACTAGTACAAGGAAAAT GCATAATTTGACAAAGAGGTTTTTACAGCTTTGTGAAATGTTGAGTGGACTAAATATTGCACAACATAGAGCAGTGGTACATGATGGAATTTGCTGTGTGGGCATAG ATAAAGAAGATGACTTTATAcagttttctttaaaaatggATATGATGATGACATCTACGAGATCTTTATCACCAATAATGAATGTAAATACTAATAATGAATTTGACATGCCAAATATTTATCCATTACACCACTGCATAAGCTTAACCAAAGCAAATGTTCGCAAATCCGATATGTACC caATCAACATGAAAACTCCAATAGTTAATGAtatacatacaatttttataaactatGATCCagaagaagttaaaaatttaactgAATTACCAGTTACTGAAAACCAAATTTATGCACGCTCAATGATGAAATCATTTACTGCAGCAGCAGGTTGTGCGCGGCAAAAGTTTGGAGAAAACGTGAAAGAATTGCCAGAACCTGTTGTTGTACAATGTATTCAATCAGATggacaaaattttcaattttctgtgtACCAACTTAATACTTTAGATATGGAtagtaaaaatatcagaaattatTGGTGGGCAGAAccattcataaaattatatgaatcaGCTCAATATGACGAAGGAAAACCGTGTGTACAAGAATATAACAAGGAAGTTTTTAAAAGATTTCTTGCATTTTATAGAAATCAGTAA
- the LOC100878288 gene encoding cyclin-dependent kinase 20 gives MDRYVITGKIGEGAQGVVLKAYDTETENNVALKKLFLKNIENGISTSIIREIKILQQLKHVNVIELLNAFPTGLEFVMVFEYMPTGLWEIIRDNEISLTSSQVKTYTKMILEGIAYIHGKDIIHRDLKPANLLINDKGILKIADFGLGRLAWKNISKPYSHQIATRWYRAPELLYGARYYTSAIDMWSVGCIFGELLNKSPLFPGETDIEQLAMVLKHLGSPTSETWPELNLLPDYNKITFPYHKGVTWESTIEDAEPEAIDLISKILIYNSSKRLTAGEALNHVYFHVKPYISLENLIKPSSNHRNQIKQKEINVNVQVTALFKKLLTIV, from the exons ATGGACAGATACGTAATCACTGGTAAAATTGGAGAAGGTGCTCAAGGGGTTGTTTTAAAAGCATATGATACAGAAACAGAAAATAATGTTGCACTGAAGAAGttattcttaaaaaatattgaaaatggcATATCAACATCCATTAttcgagaaataaaaattttacaacaattaaaACATGTTAAT GTTATAGAATTACTGAATGCTTTTCCTACTGGTCTAGAGTTTGTAATGGTTTTTGAATATATGCCTACAGGTTTATGGGAGATAATAAGAGACAATGAAATTTCATTGACCTCAAGTCAAGTGAAAACTTATACGAAAATGATTTTAGAGGGTATTGCATATATACATGGAAAAGATATAATACATAGg GATTTAAAGCCAgctaatttgttaataaatgataaaGGCATTCTGAAAATTGCTGATTTTGGTTTAGGAAGATTAGCATggaaaaatatatcaaaaccATATTCTCATCAAATTGctactagatggtacagagcaCCTGAATTATTATATGGGGCTAGGTATTATACATCTGCAATTGATATGTGGTCTGTTGGTTGCATTTTTGGTGAATTACTTAACAAATCACCATTATTTCCA GGAGAAACAGATATTGAACAACTAGCAATGGTTTTAAAGCATCTGGGATCACCTACATCAGAAACATGGCCAGAATTAAATTTGTTACCTgactataataaaattacattcccATATCACAAAGGCGTAACATGGGAAAGTACCATAGAAGATGCTGAACCAGAAGCTATTGATCTTATTAGtaaaattcttatttataattcaTCGAAACGTTTAACTGCTGGTGAA GCACTAAATCATGTGTATTTTCATGTTAAACCTTACAtttctttagaaaatttaataaaaccatCAAGTAATCATCGTaatcaaataaaacaaaaagaaatcaaTGTAAATGTACAAGTTACTGCGCTTTTTAAAAAGTTATTGACAATTGTATAA
- the LOC100881999 gene encoding DNA helicase MCM8 isoform X1, whose protein sequence is MGDKNRKDFYKNRWIRNKKTSNKSRQSEDENIQNKKLSKLLDPIEASNLLNTHDTYINFDIPYYGWKLFFDDEKYEADSDTVKKVQTVERFINRHQRLSVSLSLENLENGTAFKLDMCELYNDELFLTEWSHFKKDIYENPEYTLNCFKLAMHQKILNTIPPESLSFINIISTLSNVRLKILNYEPIVCLQDLKASLYGKLVSVRGCVIRVGHVKHLPEWIVFMCRKCNLQKMVKQPLGNYTVPKKCGICSTSKFRAILDSPLIKTVSFQIIKIQELSSDEQNSKGIMPRMFEIELRDDLVNICMPGDDITLTGIIKGNNTTKGQNKSLFSLYMEAITIINNKQKFQSKNIVNDEMSIKDYLAIKEVYSTPNIFSLLVHSLCPSIYGHEMIKAGLILSLFGGNAEHLESRENIHILIVGDPGLGKSQMLQACSRIAAKGVYVCGNSSTSSGLTITLIKESKSNNFSLEPGALVLADRGCCCVDEFDKISKQHAALLESMEQQSVSIAKSGVICSLPSRTSVLAAANPISGRFHRNKTLLQNLKMSPPLLSRFDLIFLLLDEPNEDIDNFLCKHVMAANNGLNKISGVQTNTSQNTNLSDTTNVSLRDRLVFFLKENMSTIPPSILRKYIAYARQYVKPILSKEAAEILQNYYLELRNKNNKYCGLPVYNRQLEAMIRLAEARAKLELRTEVTKADALDVIEILQYTFDNEIISWQFSGNKRVTDKKVRKFIKILRDETSLNSNKTFSMKKLQEIASDNRILVDSFPELISKLNESGILLKTDSNTFKFVPY, encoded by the exons ATGGGTGATAAAAACCGaaaagatttttataaaaataggtGGATTCGCAATAAAAAAACATCAAACAAATCTCGTC aatCTGAAGATGAaaacattcaaaataaaaaactatcTAAACTTTTGGACCCTATTGAGGCAAGCAATTTATTAAATACTCATGACACTTACATCAATTTTGATATTCCTTATTAtggatggaaattattttttgatgaTGAAA AATATGAAGCTGATTCTGACACTGTAAAAAAAGTTCAAACAGTAGAACGTTTTATAAATAGGCATCAGCGATTATCAGTTTCACTttcattagaaaatttagaaaatggaacagcttttaaacttgatatgtgtgaattataTAATGATGAACTTTTTTTAACTGAGTGGTCTCATTTTAAGAAAGATATATATGAAAATCCTGAATACACATTAAATTGTTTTAAGCTTGCAATGCATCAG aaaatattaaatacaataccCCCAGAAAGTTTAAGTTTTATAAACATTATAAGTACACTATCCaatgttagattaaaaatattaaattatgaaccTATTGTATGTTTACAAGATTTGAAAGCAAGTTTATATG GGAAGTTAGTATCTGTTAGGGGTTGTGTGATAAGAGTAGGTCATGTCAAACATCTTCCAGAGTGGATTGTATTCATGTGTCgcaaatgtaatttacaaaaaatggtTAAACAACCATTGGGAAATTATACAGTCCCAAAAAAGTGTGGTATATGTAGCACATCTAAATTTCGTGCAATATTGGACTCTCCATTAATAAAAACCGTTtcctttcaaattattaaaatacaagaaCTTTCAAGCGATGAACAG AACAGTAAGGGTATTATGCCTAGGATGTTTGAAATTGAATTAAGAGATGATTTAGTGAATATTTGTATGCCTGGAGATGATATTACTTTAACTGGAATTATTAAG GGAAATAATACAACTAAAGGACAAAATAAAAGCCTATTTTCTTTATATATGGAAgctattacaataattaacaataaacaaaaatttcaaagtaaaaatattgTGAATGATGAAATGTCAATAAAAGATTATTTAGCTATAAAg GAAGTATATAGTACACCAAACATTTTTTCACTTTTGGTACATTCCCTTTGTCCCAGTATATATGGTCATGAAATGATCAAAGCTGGATTAATATTAAGTTTGTTTGGTGGAAATGCAGAACATTTAGAGTCAAgagaaaatatacatatattaatagtTGGTGATCCTGGTCTTGGAAAATCACAGATGTTACAAGCATGTTCACGAATTGCTGCAAAAG gtgtatatgtatgtggaaATTCCAGCACATCTTCTGGTTTAACAATAACACTTATAAAAGAAAGTAAAAGCAATAACTTCTCCTTAGAACCAGGTGCATTGGTTTTGGCAGATAGAGGTTGCTGCTGTGttgatgaatttgataaaatatctaAACAGCATGCG GCTTTGTTAGAATCAATGGAACAACAGAGTGTAAGCATCGCTAAATCAGGAGTAATTTGTTCTCTTCCTAGTAGAACTTCAGTTCTTGCTGCTGCAAATCCAATTTCTGGCCGATTTCATAGAAACAAAACATTACTGCAAAACTTAAAAATGAGTCCACCTCTTTTGTCACGTttcgatttaatatttttattattagatgAACCAAATGAA GATATAGATAATTTCTTATGTAAACATGTGATGGCAGCTAACAATGGCTTAAATAAAATTAGTGGTGTGCAAACTAATACATCTCAAAATACTAATCTGTCAGATACAACAAATGTTTCTTTGAG GGATAGACTTGTATTCTTTTTGAAAGAAAACATGAGTACTATTCCACCTTCAATTCTTCGAAAATATATTGCATATGCTCGGCAATACGTCAAACCAATATTAAGTAAAGAAGCAgcagaaatattacaaaattattatttagaacttagaaataaaaataacaaatattgtgGCCTACCTGTGTATAATAGACAACTAGAAGCTATGATAAGATTAGCTGag GCTAGAGCAAAACTGGAATTACGTACAGAAGTAACGAAAGCGGATGCTTTGGATGTAATAGAAATTCTACAATATACATTTGATAATGAAATTATAAGTTGGCAATTTTCGGGTAATAAAAGAGTAACAGATAAAAAG gtcagaaaatttataaaaatattaagagaTGAAACTTCCCTTAACAGCAATAAAACATTTTCTATGAAAAAACTACAAGAAATAGCATCGGATAATAGAATTCTGGTAGACAGTTTTCCAGAGTTAATATCCAAACTGAATGAAAGTGGTATTTTATTAAAGACTGATAGtaatactttcaaatttgttcCTTACTAA
- the LOC100881999 gene encoding DNA helicase MCM8 isoform X4 yields the protein MGDKNRKDFYKNRWIRNKKTSNKSRQSEDENIQNKKLSKLLDPIEASNLLNTHDTYINFDIPYYGWKLFFDDEKYEADSDTVKKVQTVERFINRHQRLSVSLSLENLENGTAFKLDMCELYNDELFLTEWSHFKKDIYENPEYTLNCFKLAMHQKILNTIPPESLSFINIISTLSNVRLKILNYEPIVCLQDLKASLYGKLVSVRGCVIRVGHVKHLPEWIVFMCRKCNLQKMVKQPLGNYTVPKKCGICSTSKFRAILDSPLIKTVSFQIIKIQELSSDEQNSKGIMPRMFEIELRDDLVNICMPGDDITLTGIIKGNNTTKGQNKSLFSLYMEAITIINNKQKFQSKNIVNDEMSIKDYLAIKEVYSTPNIFSLLVHSLCPSIYGHEMIKAGLILSLFGGNAEHLESRENIHILIVGDPGLGKSQMLQACSRIAAKGVYVCGNSSTSSGLTITLIKESKSNNFSLEPGALVLADRGCCCVDEFDKISKQHAALLESMEQQSVSIAKSGVICSLPSRTSVLAAANPISGRFHRNKTLLQNLKMSPPLLSRFDLIFLLLDEPNEDIDNFLCKHVMAANNGLNKISGVQTNTSQNTNLSDTTNVSLSTMMGRPSAHRKTDGHNILSQILSQFILLDL from the exons ATGGGTGATAAAAACCGaaaagatttttataaaaataggtGGATTCGCAATAAAAAAACATCAAACAAATCTCGTC aatCTGAAGATGAaaacattcaaaataaaaaactatcTAAACTTTTGGACCCTATTGAGGCAAGCAATTTATTAAATACTCATGACACTTACATCAATTTTGATATTCCTTATTAtggatggaaattattttttgatgaTGAAA AATATGAAGCTGATTCTGACACTGTAAAAAAAGTTCAAACAGTAGAACGTTTTATAAATAGGCATCAGCGATTATCAGTTTCACTttcattagaaaatttagaaaatggaacagcttttaaacttgatatgtgtgaattataTAATGATGAACTTTTTTTAACTGAGTGGTCTCATTTTAAGAAAGATATATATGAAAATCCTGAATACACATTAAATTGTTTTAAGCTTGCAATGCATCAG aaaatattaaatacaataccCCCAGAAAGTTTAAGTTTTATAAACATTATAAGTACACTATCCaatgttagattaaaaatattaaattatgaaccTATTGTATGTTTACAAGATTTGAAAGCAAGTTTATATG GGAAGTTAGTATCTGTTAGGGGTTGTGTGATAAGAGTAGGTCATGTCAAACATCTTCCAGAGTGGATTGTATTCATGTGTCgcaaatgtaatttacaaaaaatggtTAAACAACCATTGGGAAATTATACAGTCCCAAAAAAGTGTGGTATATGTAGCACATCTAAATTTCGTGCAATATTGGACTCTCCATTAATAAAAACCGTTtcctttcaaattattaaaatacaagaaCTTTCAAGCGATGAACAG AACAGTAAGGGTATTATGCCTAGGATGTTTGAAATTGAATTAAGAGATGATTTAGTGAATATTTGTATGCCTGGAGATGATATTACTTTAACTGGAATTATTAAG GGAAATAATACAACTAAAGGACAAAATAAAAGCCTATTTTCTTTATATATGGAAgctattacaataattaacaataaacaaaaatttcaaagtaaaaatattgTGAATGATGAAATGTCAATAAAAGATTATTTAGCTATAAAg GAAGTATATAGTACACCAAACATTTTTTCACTTTTGGTACATTCCCTTTGTCCCAGTATATATGGTCATGAAATGATCAAAGCTGGATTAATATTAAGTTTGTTTGGTGGAAATGCAGAACATTTAGAGTCAAgagaaaatatacatatattaatagtTGGTGATCCTGGTCTTGGAAAATCACAGATGTTACAAGCATGTTCACGAATTGCTGCAAAAG gtgtatatgtatgtggaaATTCCAGCACATCTTCTGGTTTAACAATAACACTTATAAAAGAAAGTAAAAGCAATAACTTCTCCTTAGAACCAGGTGCATTGGTTTTGGCAGATAGAGGTTGCTGCTGTGttgatgaatttgataaaatatctaAACAGCATGCG GCTTTGTTAGAATCAATGGAACAACAGAGTGTAAGCATCGCTAAATCAGGAGTAATTTGTTCTCTTCCTAGTAGAACTTCAGTTCTTGCTGCTGCAAATCCAATTTCTGGCCGATTTCATAGAAACAAAACATTACTGCAAAACTTAAAAATGAGTCCACCTCTTTTGTCACGTttcgatttaatatttttattattagatgAACCAAATGAA GATATAGATAATTTCTTATGTAAACATGTGATGGCAGCTAACAATGGCTTAAATAAAATTAGTGGTGTGCAAACTAATACATCTCAAAATACTAATCTGTCAGATACAACAAATGTTTCTTTGAG TACAATGATGGGCAGACCAAGTGCCCACAGGAAAACTGATGGGCACAATATATTGTCACAGATATTGTCACAATTCATATTGCTGGATTTATGA
- the LOC100881999 gene encoding DNA helicase MCM8 isoform X3, which yields MGDKNRKDFYKNRWIRNKKTSNKSRQSEDENIQNKKLSKLLDPIEASNLLNTHDTYINFDIPYYGWKLFFDDERKLVSVRGCVIRVGHVKHLPEWIVFMCRKCNLQKMVKQPLGNYTVPKKCGICSTSKFRAILDSPLIKTVSFQIIKIQELSSDEQNSKGIMPRMFEIELRDDLVNICMPGDDITLTGIIKGNNTTKGQNKSLFSLYMEAITIINNKQKFQSKNIVNDEMSIKDYLAIKEVYSTPNIFSLLVHSLCPSIYGHEMIKAGLILSLFGGNAEHLESRENIHILIVGDPGLGKSQMLQACSRIAAKGVYVCGNSSTSSGLTITLIKESKSNNFSLEPGALVLADRGCCCVDEFDKISKQHAALLESMEQQSVSIAKSGVICSLPSRTSVLAAANPISGRFHRNKTLLQNLKMSPPLLSRFDLIFLLLDEPNEDIDNFLCKHVMAANNGLNKISGVQTNTSQNTNLSDTTNVSLRDRLVFFLKENMSTIPPSILRKYIAYARQYVKPILSKEAAEILQNYYLELRNKNNKYCGLPVYNRQLEAMIRLAEARAKLELRTEVTKADALDVIEILQYTFDNEIISWQFSGNKRVTDKKVRKFIKILRDETSLNSNKTFSMKKLQEIASDNRILVDSFPELISKLNESGILLKTDSNTFKFVPY from the exons ATGGGTGATAAAAACCGaaaagatttttataaaaataggtGGATTCGCAATAAAAAAACATCAAACAAATCTCGTC aatCTGAAGATGAaaacattcaaaataaaaaactatcTAAACTTTTGGACCCTATTGAGGCAAGCAATTTATTAAATACTCATGACACTTACATCAATTTTGATATTCCTTATTAtggatggaaattattttttgatgaTGAAA GGAAGTTAGTATCTGTTAGGGGTTGTGTGATAAGAGTAGGTCATGTCAAACATCTTCCAGAGTGGATTGTATTCATGTGTCgcaaatgtaatttacaaaaaatggtTAAACAACCATTGGGAAATTATACAGTCCCAAAAAAGTGTGGTATATGTAGCACATCTAAATTTCGTGCAATATTGGACTCTCCATTAATAAAAACCGTTtcctttcaaattattaaaatacaagaaCTTTCAAGCGATGAACAG AACAGTAAGGGTATTATGCCTAGGATGTTTGAAATTGAATTAAGAGATGATTTAGTGAATATTTGTATGCCTGGAGATGATATTACTTTAACTGGAATTATTAAG GGAAATAATACAACTAAAGGACAAAATAAAAGCCTATTTTCTTTATATATGGAAgctattacaataattaacaataaacaaaaatttcaaagtaaaaatattgTGAATGATGAAATGTCAATAAAAGATTATTTAGCTATAAAg GAAGTATATAGTACACCAAACATTTTTTCACTTTTGGTACATTCCCTTTGTCCCAGTATATATGGTCATGAAATGATCAAAGCTGGATTAATATTAAGTTTGTTTGGTGGAAATGCAGAACATTTAGAGTCAAgagaaaatatacatatattaatagtTGGTGATCCTGGTCTTGGAAAATCACAGATGTTACAAGCATGTTCACGAATTGCTGCAAAAG gtgtatatgtatgtggaaATTCCAGCACATCTTCTGGTTTAACAATAACACTTATAAAAGAAAGTAAAAGCAATAACTTCTCCTTAGAACCAGGTGCATTGGTTTTGGCAGATAGAGGTTGCTGCTGTGttgatgaatttgataaaatatctaAACAGCATGCG GCTTTGTTAGAATCAATGGAACAACAGAGTGTAAGCATCGCTAAATCAGGAGTAATTTGTTCTCTTCCTAGTAGAACTTCAGTTCTTGCTGCTGCAAATCCAATTTCTGGCCGATTTCATAGAAACAAAACATTACTGCAAAACTTAAAAATGAGTCCACCTCTTTTGTCACGTttcgatttaatatttttattattagatgAACCAAATGAA GATATAGATAATTTCTTATGTAAACATGTGATGGCAGCTAACAATGGCTTAAATAAAATTAGTGGTGTGCAAACTAATACATCTCAAAATACTAATCTGTCAGATACAACAAATGTTTCTTTGAG GGATAGACTTGTATTCTTTTTGAAAGAAAACATGAGTACTATTCCACCTTCAATTCTTCGAAAATATATTGCATATGCTCGGCAATACGTCAAACCAATATTAAGTAAAGAAGCAgcagaaatattacaaaattattatttagaacttagaaataaaaataacaaatattgtgGCCTACCTGTGTATAATAGACAACTAGAAGCTATGATAAGATTAGCTGag GCTAGAGCAAAACTGGAATTACGTACAGAAGTAACGAAAGCGGATGCTTTGGATGTAATAGAAATTCTACAATATACATTTGATAATGAAATTATAAGTTGGCAATTTTCGGGTAATAAAAGAGTAACAGATAAAAAG gtcagaaaatttataaaaatattaagagaTGAAACTTCCCTTAACAGCAATAAAACATTTTCTATGAAAAAACTACAAGAAATAGCATCGGATAATAGAATTCTGGTAGACAGTTTTCCAGAGTTAATATCCAAACTGAATGAAAGTGGTATTTTATTAAAGACTGATAGtaatactttcaaatttgttcCTTACTAA
- the LOC100881999 gene encoding DNA helicase MCM8 isoform X2 yields MGDKNRKDFYKNRWIRNKKTSNKSRQSEDENIQNKKLSKLLDPIEKILNTIPPESLSFINIISTLSNVRLKILNYEPIVCLQDLKASLYGKLVSVRGCVIRVGHVKHLPEWIVFMCRKCNLQKMVKQPLGNYTVPKKCGICSTSKFRAILDSPLIKTVSFQIIKIQELSSDEQNSKGIMPRMFEIELRDDLVNICMPGDDITLTGIIKGNNTTKGQNKSLFSLYMEAITIINNKQKFQSKNIVNDEMSIKDYLAIKEVYSTPNIFSLLVHSLCPSIYGHEMIKAGLILSLFGGNAEHLESRENIHILIVGDPGLGKSQMLQACSRIAAKGVYVCGNSSTSSGLTITLIKESKSNNFSLEPGALVLADRGCCCVDEFDKISKQHAALLESMEQQSVSIAKSGVICSLPSRTSVLAAANPISGRFHRNKTLLQNLKMSPPLLSRFDLIFLLLDEPNEDIDNFLCKHVMAANNGLNKISGVQTNTSQNTNLSDTTNVSLRDRLVFFLKENMSTIPPSILRKYIAYARQYVKPILSKEAAEILQNYYLELRNKNNKYCGLPVYNRQLEAMIRLAEARAKLELRTEVTKADALDVIEILQYTFDNEIISWQFSGNKRVTDKKVRKFIKILRDETSLNSNKTFSMKKLQEIASDNRILVDSFPELISKLNESGILLKTDSNTFKFVPY; encoded by the exons ATGGGTGATAAAAACCGaaaagatttttataaaaataggtGGATTCGCAATAAAAAAACATCAAACAAATCTCGTC aatCTGAAGATGAaaacattcaaaataaaaaactatcTAAACTTTTGGACCCTATTGAG aaaatattaaatacaataccCCCAGAAAGTTTAAGTTTTATAAACATTATAAGTACACTATCCaatgttagattaaaaatattaaattatgaaccTATTGTATGTTTACAAGATTTGAAAGCAAGTTTATATG GGAAGTTAGTATCTGTTAGGGGTTGTGTGATAAGAGTAGGTCATGTCAAACATCTTCCAGAGTGGATTGTATTCATGTGTCgcaaatgtaatttacaaaaaatggtTAAACAACCATTGGGAAATTATACAGTCCCAAAAAAGTGTGGTATATGTAGCACATCTAAATTTCGTGCAATATTGGACTCTCCATTAATAAAAACCGTTtcctttcaaattattaaaatacaagaaCTTTCAAGCGATGAACAG AACAGTAAGGGTATTATGCCTAGGATGTTTGAAATTGAATTAAGAGATGATTTAGTGAATATTTGTATGCCTGGAGATGATATTACTTTAACTGGAATTATTAAG GGAAATAATACAACTAAAGGACAAAATAAAAGCCTATTTTCTTTATATATGGAAgctattacaataattaacaataaacaaaaatttcaaagtaaaaatattgTGAATGATGAAATGTCAATAAAAGATTATTTAGCTATAAAg GAAGTATATAGTACACCAAACATTTTTTCACTTTTGGTACATTCCCTTTGTCCCAGTATATATGGTCATGAAATGATCAAAGCTGGATTAATATTAAGTTTGTTTGGTGGAAATGCAGAACATTTAGAGTCAAgagaaaatatacatatattaatagtTGGTGATCCTGGTCTTGGAAAATCACAGATGTTACAAGCATGTTCACGAATTGCTGCAAAAG gtgtatatgtatgtggaaATTCCAGCACATCTTCTGGTTTAACAATAACACTTATAAAAGAAAGTAAAAGCAATAACTTCTCCTTAGAACCAGGTGCATTGGTTTTGGCAGATAGAGGTTGCTGCTGTGttgatgaatttgataaaatatctaAACAGCATGCG GCTTTGTTAGAATCAATGGAACAACAGAGTGTAAGCATCGCTAAATCAGGAGTAATTTGTTCTCTTCCTAGTAGAACTTCAGTTCTTGCTGCTGCAAATCCAATTTCTGGCCGATTTCATAGAAACAAAACATTACTGCAAAACTTAAAAATGAGTCCACCTCTTTTGTCACGTttcgatttaatatttttattattagatgAACCAAATGAA GATATAGATAATTTCTTATGTAAACATGTGATGGCAGCTAACAATGGCTTAAATAAAATTAGTGGTGTGCAAACTAATACATCTCAAAATACTAATCTGTCAGATACAACAAATGTTTCTTTGAG GGATAGACTTGTATTCTTTTTGAAAGAAAACATGAGTACTATTCCACCTTCAATTCTTCGAAAATATATTGCATATGCTCGGCAATACGTCAAACCAATATTAAGTAAAGAAGCAgcagaaatattacaaaattattatttagaacttagaaataaaaataacaaatattgtgGCCTACCTGTGTATAATAGACAACTAGAAGCTATGATAAGATTAGCTGag GCTAGAGCAAAACTGGAATTACGTACAGAAGTAACGAAAGCGGATGCTTTGGATGTAATAGAAATTCTACAATATACATTTGATAATGAAATTATAAGTTGGCAATTTTCGGGTAATAAAAGAGTAACAGATAAAAAG gtcagaaaatttataaaaatattaagagaTGAAACTTCCCTTAACAGCAATAAAACATTTTCTATGAAAAAACTACAAGAAATAGCATCGGATAATAGAATTCTGGTAGACAGTTTTCCAGAGTTAATATCCAAACTGAATGAAAGTGGTATTTTATTAAAGACTGATAGtaatactttcaaatttgttcCTTACTAA